The following DNA comes from Nitrospira sp..
GACGACGATTTCCGTTTCATCCGGGACATGTTCGAGGGCATGGCGAACGGAGTCCTGCCGCTCCCGTCCGCCCGGAACCACTTTAGTGATTTTCGAAAATCCGTACCGCACGGCCAAATCGTTCAGACAATAGTCGAGATCGGCTTGCGGAACGGCGAGGATGATCTGATCAATACACGGGGAAGACTGCAGCACGCGCAGAGAATGAACGACAAGCGGCTCACCGCCTAACGCGAGGAACTGCTTCGGAACTGAGCCGCCCATCCGCAGCCCTTTGCCGGCTGCGGGGACGACCGCGACCACACGTCTATCCACGAGCGACTTGCAGCTCCTCTCGCTCGGCATCTTCCTTCAAGCGGGTAAAAATCATACGCCCGGCGGTCGTCTGCAACACACTGGTCACCACGACATCGACATTGCGGCCGATACACCGTCGGGCATTGTCGACGACGATCATCGTGCCGTCGTCGAGATAGGCCACGCCCTGACCGGCTTCTTTGCCTTCCTTCAAGACGAACACCCGAATGGTCTCTCCCGGCAAGACGACCGGCCGAAGCGCATTGCAGAGCTCATTGATATTGAGCACCCGAACACCCTGCAACTCGGCGACCTTATTCAAGTTCAAATCATTCGTCATGATGCGCGCGCCCTTCTTCTTGGCAAAGACGACCAGCTTCGCATCCACTTCCTTCACATTCGGGAAGTCTTCTTCCACAACCTGCACATCGATATCCGCCATTTTCTGAATCTTATTGAGAATATCAAGTCCACGGCGGCCGCGGGCGCGCTTCAGCGAGTCCGACGAATCCGCGATATGCTGCAATTCGTGCAGAATAAACTGCGGAACGAAAAACGTGCCTTCCAGAAAGCCCGTCTCACACAGATCGGCGACACGACCATCGATGATGACGCTCGTATCGAGCACCTTGAGACTATTCGAACTGCCGGAGAGATCGGTTGCCCGTGGCTGAGACACGGGAAACTGTTCCTGCCCGAATCGCGCCCCTAGCACCAAACCCAGATAGGGAAACCCGAGGAGAAACACCAGTCCGCCGATGTGAAACAGGAACGTCTGCACATCGAAGATTTCACCGCCAACCCACTCAACCAGCCCGGTCATCAGAAGCCCGACTGCCAGACCCGCCGTCGCACCGACAATGATACCGAATGACAACGTCCGTAACGCGTATTCACCGACGACGATGAGACCACCGGTCACCGCCCCGATCCCAAACCCATACAACCAGAACGCACCACTGGCGCCTTCGGCACGCAAAAACAAAACCATGCCGGCCAGCGCACTGAGAAGGATAAATATGGCTCGCGATATCATACCGGAACCCCCTCTCCCTCATGGCACCCATCCGGGCACCCTCTCACTATGTCATGGGCGGGATTATGCGATAGATCGTCCGCCCCTGTCCCCTCACTCATTTTCTTCATGACATCGGCAAAGCAGGGTCCACCTCTGGCGCTTCATGGGCGGGGATATGCGATGCATCGTCCGCCCTTATCCCCACCCATTTTCTTCATGACATCGGCGAAGCAGGGTCCGCCTCTGGCGCTTCATGGGCGGAGCGTCAGATAGATCGTCCGTCCCTGCCGCTTCAACAGCATGAGCACGGCCTCGTCCTTAGGCAACTTAGCCGCGATGCGCTCGTAGGTCTTCAGCGATGTCACCGGCTGCCGATTGATCTCGATAATCAGGTCGCCTTCCCGGACGCCGGTTTCCTCGGCCGTGCTGCCGGGCTTCACCCGCACCACCACGACTCCGCGCTCGCCGGACTTCATTCCGTACCGGCCGGCCACTTCATCGGTCAGCTCCCGCACGTCCAGATCGGACAGAATGCCGGTTGGCGCCGCCGCTTCAGCCGACTCCTCCTCCCCCGCTTGCGTCATGGATTTCGGCTGCTCGACGATGGCCAGGTCGATCGTTTTCGGCTTCTTGTCACGGATTAGCTTGACGGATACTTTCTTTCCCACCGGCGTCTGCGCCACCGCATTCCGCAGATGCGTGGGAGAATCCATCGGCTTCCCGTCATACTCTACGATCACATCGGCGCGCTCTACCCCGGCTTTCTTTGCCGGACTGCCGTCCATTACATCGCTGACCAGCACACCTTTGGTGTCGGTGACGCCGAACTGCTTCGCCAATTCCGGCGTCAACTCTTGAATCGACACACCCAGCCAGCCACGGACGACCTTACCAGTCTTGACCAGCTGATCCATGATGGAGCGGGCCATATTGCTCGGGACTGAAAATCCGATTCCCATGTTGCCGCCGCTCTGACTGAAAATGGCGGTGTTGATGCCCGCCAACTCGCCGCGCACATTCACCAGGGCACCGCCGGAGTTCCCTGGATTGATTGCGGCATCGGTTTGAATAAAGTCTTCGTACTCCGCAATCCCCGCCGCCCGACCTAGGGCGCTGACAATGCCTAACGTGACCGTCTGCGTGAGTCCGAATGGGTTGCCGACGGCTAAGACAAACTCGCCGACTTCCAGCAAATCCGAGTCGGCCCACGCCACCGTTGGAAGGCCCGTCGCATCGATTTTCACAACCGCAATGTCGGTCTTGGGATCGGTCCCGATCAACTTGGCTTTGAACTCGCGTTTATCCGAAAGCGTCACACGAATTTCATCGGCCTTGCCGACCACATGGTTGTTCGTGATGATCAAGCCGTTCGACTCAACGATGACGCCTGACCCTAAACCGCGTTCCTTCTTTTCTTTCGGCTGTTGCTGCTCAAACCGGCGGAAAAATTCATCCCCAAAAAACTTGCGAAAAAACGGATCCTCAAACGGCGTCGCATGAGCCCCGCCTTCTCCCTTACCAGTCTTGGTCGCATAGATGTTGACGACCGCCGGCTTGACCGCCTTGGCAATCTCGACAAACGTCAGGTTTCCCATCCCAGGCAACACCGGCTGCGGCGCCGTGGCAACCGGCCTGACCAGCGGGGCAACCCCGCTATCCGGAACGGCATGACCGTTCGAGAGCCATCCCAGATCGGAAGCCACCACAAATCCGATGATCATCCCCGCCGTGAGCAGCACCGCGGCGACCATCCAGCTGCGGCTTGACTCAGGCCTCTGATTGGGTGTTTCCATCATGCTTCTACCTTCGTCCAATGAATCGTCGACAAAGCAGTCATTGAACTTCTCCGGAATAGATCCCCATGATCGTGTGGAGGAACTTTACCGCCTCCGCCTTCGGACGCTGAAAAGAGTTACGCCCGATGATACTGCCGAACCCGCCGCCGTCCCGGATGGCCCGTGCTTCATCGAACACGTTCTTGTCCTCGCTCTTGGCGCCGCCGGAGAAAATCACAATGCGGCGGCCATCGAACGAACTCTGCACCACATGCTTGACACGCTCTGCCAGAGTCTTGAGCGGGATTTGGGTCGATTCGTAGACCTTCTTGGCAGCCGCCTGCTCGAGATGGGCGGTCGGCAACTTGACCTTGATGATGTGGGCACCGAGTTGCGCGGCGATCTGCGCCGCATAGGCTCCCACATCCATCGCCGTTTCCCCCTCTTTGCTGAGCGAGGAGCCTCGAGGATAGGACCAGACGACGACCGCCAGACCGGAGGCCTTGGCTTCTTCCGTTATGGCTCGCAATTGCTCGTACATGGTATTGCAATGGGCCGATCCCGGATAAATCGTAAATCCCACGGCCGCACAGCCTAACCGCAAAGCATCCCTGACGCTGCTCGTCACGGACGGCAACGGATCTTTCTCATCGTGCAACACATCGTGGTTGTTCAACTTGAGGATCAATGGAATCTGGCCCGCAAAGTGGCTGGCGCCTGCTTCCAGAAATCCCAACGGCGCGGCATAGGCATTACATCCCGCGTCGATGCCGAGCTGAAAATGATAGTGGGGATTATAGCCTGCCGGGTTGGGGGCGAAGCTACGGGCCGGCCCATGCTCGAATCCCTGATCGACCGGCAGGATCACAAGCTTGCCGGTTCCTGCCAGCTTGCCATGGCGCAGCATCCGCGCCAGATTCGCCTTCGTGCCTGCATTATCACTTTCATACCAACTGAGAATTTCCCGTACCCGATCTGCCATGACAATCCTCCCGGAGAAAATGACGTGAAGAATGCGCGTTACGCCCGGCCCTGAGTAAAGGCTTCGACGGTCTCGACATCGCCCCGACTGCCGATCATCAAAGGAACCCGCTGGTGAAGTTTTTTCGGCTCGATATCAAGAATGCGCGTCGTACCGGTAGAGGCTCGCCCCCCAGCCTGCTCCACCACCAGGCCCAACGGATTGGCTTCATAGAGGAGCCGCAGTTTTCCTTCCGGCTTATCCACTTCGCCCGGATAGAGGTACACTCCTCCGCCGAGCAGGATACGATGCACGTCTGCGACCAGACACCCCGAATATCGACCGCTGTATGGCCGACCGGTGGCTTTGTCCGGGGCCTTAAGAAACTCGATATACTTCTGCATGCCGGAAGTCCACTTGTGGCGGTTGCCCTCATTCACCGCATAGACTTTCCCTCGCTCGGGAATCTGGATGCGTTCATGCGAGAGCAAATACTCTCCGATGCTGGGATCCAGGGTAAACCCATGCACGCCACGTCCGGCGGTATACACCAGCATTGTACTGGACCCGAACAACAGGTACCCGGCTGCGACCTGCTCAACGCCTTTTTTCAGCAGATCACTCTCCGTCGGCGGACGATCGGTCCGCGTATACTTCAGCACCGAGAAAATCGAGCCCAAAGGCATATTGCAATCGGTATTGGTCGACCCATCAAGAGGGTCGAAGAGCAGCATGTACTTCCCCTGAGGCCAATTCTCAGGCAGAGAGACCATCTGTTCCATTTCCTCAGAGCCTAACGCACAGACCAGACCGTCGCCCTGGAACGCGCGAAGGAAGGTATCATTGGCGATCTCGTCCAGCTTCTTGACGGTTTCGCCTTGCACATTGGTTTCACCGGTCGTACCAAGGATGTTGATCAGGCCGGCTCGGCGCAGATCATGAGCGATGACTTTTCCGACGAGTCCGATCTGACTCAGCAGGCTGGAAAATTCACCGGTCGCTCCCGGGTGCTCAGCCTGAGTGCGAATGATAAAGCGGCTTAATGTAAGGGGAAATTCGCCCATGGTGCAGGCAGTATAGCGGGTTTACCTGATCCCGGCAACGAAAGTTCGCTCTCTTACTTCGAGTGAGTGACCTCCGGAATTCCGTTCACCAAGTCGGCCACAATCGATCCGATCACCACTTTGGCCTTCATGCGCAACGGAATCCGTCGCTCGTCGGTCGTAAACCACACGCGAATATTCCCCTGATTCAGAAAAATCCCTTGAAACGGCATGATCACAAGGACTTGCGCTGTTTCAAGATTGCCCCAAGGCCCTTCCAACATCTCAATCTTCTCAACCCGCACTTCAACCTGGCGGATCTTCTTATCGTGGTAGACCGTCAAGGCCTGAGATGCCCCCTGCTTCAGCGGCAACAGGCTTCGAACATAATAGAGGCAGGAAATCAGATCCTGGGTATCGGCTGGAATCGGGAGGACTTCCGTGATCCCGCCTCGCGTGGCTGAGACGGTGTTGTCTTTCCGATGAAAGACGTACTCGATATCTTCCTTCTTTTTCCCCTCCCGCCTCCGGAAGGTCATGTGTTCCGGCAACAGCGTCGTCAGATCCGTCAGGGATTCGACACGATTGTCGACGGGGAAAAACCTGGTGACCTTGGGGCTCGACACAGCCGTCGTGATGAAATTCCCCGACGGATGATCACCGGCAGCATCGCCTGAACCGACCTCCATCACGGCCGTTCCTGCGCTGATATTCAGAAAGGTAATATCGTAGGTCAGCCGCTCCCCCACCCTGAACGGTCGGGCTGGAGAAAGGGCGCTCTCATCAGCATAGACTACACTGGGGGCCCCGGCTGAAAGCACGCAGAGTACCCAGGCTAGCACGCACGTTGTATTGGAACCGAGGATCCGTCGGAGCAAAGACCCTAACCCCGGCACTAGCGTTCGAGTTCCCGACGGGCTTCGGCCAACTCGCCTTCCACAATCGCACGAATCGCGTCCAGTTTCGCAGGCGTGGTGGCTTCGAATCTGAGCACCAATGCGGGCTGCGTATTCGACGCCCGAATCAACCCCCAGCCATCTTCGAAAACCGCGCGTACGCCGTCGATTGTCACCAACTCACGCACCCGGCGCTGTTCCGGGCCAAGCCCCTGCTTGGTCTTGGCATACGTTTCGAACCGATCACGCACCCGCTTAACGACATCGAATTTGATTGCATCGGAAAGATCCACACGAATTTCCGGCGTCACGGTCGTATCCGGAAGATCGGCGACTAGCGCGGAAAGCGGCTTCACGCTTTTGGCAAGAATCTCCACGAGACGGCAAGAGGCGTACACCGCATCGTCATAACCAAAATAGCGATCGGCAAAGAACATGTGCCCGGACATCTCGCCCGCCAAGACGGCCTTCTCTTCTTTCATCTTCGCCTTGATCAGAGAATGGCCCGTCTTCCACATCACCGGGCGGCCGCCATGCTGGGCAATATCGTCGTAGAGGCTCTGTGACGCTTTCACTTCGGAGATGATGGTGCTGCCCGGTTTGACCGCCAAAATATCGCGAGAATAGATCACCAGCAATCGATCGCCCCACAACACCTGCCCATGCTCATCCACGGCCCCGATCCGATCCGCATCGCCGTCGTAACCGATACCCACATCCGCCTTGTGCTCCTTGACCGCTTGCATAAGGTCCGCAAGATTTTCCAACACCGTGGGATCCGGATGATGATGCGGAAATCGCCCATCCAACTCGCAATACAGTCCCGTCACCTTACAACCCAGTAGCTCCAGGGCATCCTTCGCAATAAGCGCTGCCACCCCGCTGCCGCAATCAATGACCACGTGCAATCGCTTTGCGTCGACCCCTGCAAAGCTCTTCTTAATATAGGCCAGGTAGTCGGGAATGATGGGGTGCTCTGTCAACGTTCCCTGACCAGAGACAAATTGCCCCTGCTCCATCACTCGCCGCAGCGCCTGAATCTCGTCGCCGTGAATCGCTTCTTTCCCGACGCAAATCTTGAACCCGTTGTACTCGGCAGCGTTATGGCTCCCGGTAATCATGATACCGCCGTCAACCGGCAAGGTGTGCAATGAGAAGTAGACCAGCGGAGAAGGACAGATCCCGATATCGATCACATTGAGGCCGCCGGCAAGCAACCCCTTGACCAACGCGTGATACAACTCCGGAGAACTCAGCCGGCCATCACGCCCCACGGTGACGGTCTTCGCACCGCGCCCTCGCACATGCGTACAATACGCACGCCCCACCAACTCGGCAATGTCGACGGTCAGTTCTTTCCCGACGATGCCGCGCAAGTCGTATTCGCGAAACAATCCCATAGCCGCTCCTCTATTTCCTACGCATTTGCGGTTCGTCCATAATCATCTTTAAATCGCACGATGTCGTCTTCCCCAAGATACGGACCATTCTGAACTTCGATAATATGGACAGTCTCTTTGCCGGGATTCTCCAACCGATGCTTGGTTTCGACTGGAATCGCGGTGCTCTGTCCGACCTGGAGGTCAAACACCTCTTCACCTCTCGTGACCCGTGCGGTTCCCGCAATTACGACCCAATGCTCGCTCCGCTTATGATGCAACTGCAGCGAGAGGCGTCCGCCAGGATTCACCGTCACTCGCTTCACCTTGAAGCCGGCTCCCTCTTCGAGAATCGTGTAGGATCCCCACGGACGATGGACCGTCAGATGCTCCAGATGTTCCGGCGCCTTCTGCTGCTTGAGAATCTCCACCACTTTTTTGACATCCTGCGCGCGAGACTTCGGACAGACCAGCGTGGCATCGGGCGTATCCACTACAACCATGTCCTCAAGGCCAATCGTGGCCACGACCCGGCGATCGGCATACACAATCGAGCGTGAGCTTTCGAAGTCGACGACCCGTCCGACCAGCACATTTCCAGCCTTGTCCTTCTCGGCCACTTCATCCAGACTTCCCCAACTCCCCACATCAGACCATCGGAATTTCACTGGCACGACTGCCGCCTTGGACGAGAGCTCCATGACGCCGTTATCGATGGAGACGGACGTCGCCCATCGGTAGACTTCGTCGATCGTTTGTTTGGGAGCGCCTGAGGCCTGCAGTTGGGCGATGCGATCCACGACTTTGCCGAGCGCAGGCTGATGCGTCCGAATTTCTTCGAGGATCGTCGCGGCGCGCCACACAAACATCCCGCTGTTCCAATAGTACTGTCCTGCCTTGAGATACTGTGCGGCCTTGGCGGCGTTCGGCTTCTCCACGAATTTATCGACGCGATATCCTTTGAGCGTTCCCCGCGTACCTAAAAGCTTTCGTCCATTCGGCTTGATATAGCCATAGCCGGTTTCCGGCCTGATCGGTTTGATCCCGAATGTCACGAGATAGCCCGCATCCGCCAGTTGCGAAGCCAACCCCACGGCGGCTGCAAATTCTCTTTGCCCGGACACCACATGATCGGCCGGCACCACCAGCATCAGTCCGTCCGGATCGCGCCGCACGACTTCGAGCGCCGCCAGCGCAATCGCCGGTGCGGTGTTCCGCCCTTCAGGCTCCAGAACGAATCCGTCTTTCAGATCATCCTTCCAGTCGCCCAGTTGTCCACGAATCAATTCCGCCTGAGCCGCATTGGTCGAAATGAGCACCTGAGTCGACGGAGCACACCCCAGCACCCGCTGCATGGTCTGTTGAATCAGCGTCTGATCTCCACCGATTTTCAGCAATTGTTTAGGAAACAATTGCCGGCTCAGCGGCCAAAACCTGGTACCGCTTCCCCCGGCCATGATCACCGGATACAGATTGTGCTTTCGCGCCTTCATAAGCGATCCCCTTCTTCTCAACACACCGTAGTCACGCTACATCCACACGTGCACTGAGCAGCATCTCTGCAATTTCGCGCACCGCCCCTTCCCCACCTTTTTTCCGACACACATAGTGCACGGCGTCGCACACAATGGGCATACCGTCAGCTGGAGCGGCCGAGAAGCCGACCGCGCGCAGCGCCTCAAGATCATTCACATCGTCACCTATATAGGCGACCTGGCTCAATGACAACCCATGGCGACCGGCCATCTCGCGAATCACCGTGAGCTTATCCATCACCCCCTGGTGGAGCTCTGGAATCGCGAGCTTTTCAGCGCGCCGCGCTACAATCTTCGTTCGTTCCTGCGTGACGATCGCCGTCACAAACCCGGCTTTTTGGAGCAGCTTGATCCCCATCCCGTCGCGGGTGTTGAACTTTTTCCACTCGTCGCCAGATTCGGAATAGTACATCCCCGCATCTGTCAACACTCCGTCGACATCCGTAGCAAACAGGCGAACTTCGCCTAGCCGGCTCCGCTCAAAGGCCTTCTCTTTCATCGTGTTCTCGTTTCCAGACATGGACGTCATCTCACCTAGCAAAAGCTACGGATGGCAGGAGCCTTCTGCACCATCTTACCGATTCACCTGCTCGTTACAAAGGAAAATTGAATTGGGCAAAGAAAGTGACGATAGCCAATAACCCTACGGATGGACCGAAACCAACGCTTGCTCAGCCTTGACGAACTGGTTCAGGGCCGCACGCCAGTCCCGAGGCGCCAGACCCAGCTGCGCTAACCGTTGCTGTCCAAGCACCGAATAGGGCGGGCGCGGAGCCAGTCGTCCTGCTTCCGCCGTCGAGATGGGAAGAACTGAAATTTCGAGGTTCATTTCCTCCACAATCGCCCGGGCAAATTCGTACCAGGTACAATCTCCCCGGTTGGTCACATGCAGAATACCTCGTACCGATCCTGCAGCCGTGGCCTTGATGACTGCAGCCAGATCTTCGACTGAAGTGGGGGATCCTCGTTGATCGTCGACCACCAGGAGGGAGGATTGCGTCTGAGCCGCACGCATGATCGACTTGACGAAATTTTTCCCCATCGACCCGTATAACCAGGCCGTGCGAATGATCAGGGCATCCGCCCCGGACTCCGCCACCGCTTGCTCGCCTCGCCATTTCGACAGCCCGTAGGCATTGACGGGAGCCGGCACATCGTCTTCGCTGTAGGGGTGTCGCTGAGTGCCGGAAAAGACATAGTCCGTCGAGATGTACAGCAACCGGGCGCCGACTTGCGCTGCCGCCCGCGCCATCTGCGCAGTTCCGAACGCATTGATCGCCATCGCCCGATCAGGCTCGCGCTCGGCCCCATCGACATCGGTATAGGCTCCGGCGTGAATGATAAGATCCGGCCTCGCCCCTGCGATATCTTCTACTACCTGTGATCCTGTCAGGTCGAAATCAGGAAGGTCCTTCAAGATGAGCGTCTCGGAGGCGAACACCCGACGTAATTCGCATCCCAATTGTCCGTTGGCGCCGGTAATTAGGATCCGCATGCCGTCCCTTCTTCCAATCGACGACGATACTGCTCTTCGTAATAGCGTTTGAACTCGCCCGACTTAATCGGCCGCCACCAGGATTCATGCTCTTGATACCACCGGACCGTTTCACGGAGCCCATCAGCAAACGACACGCCCGGCTTCCAGCCAAGTTCCCGCAAACGGCTGCAATCGACCGCATACCGGCGATCATGGCCGGGGCGATCACTGACATATCGCAGGAGGGTCTTCGGTTTCCCCAGAGAGTCGAGAATCATCTCAGCCACCGTGAGATTCTCGCGCTCATTCCCCCCGCCGATGTTGTAGGCAGTCCCAGGCTCTCCATGGAGGAATGCGTGCTCGATCCCCGCACAGTGGTCTTCGACAGCAAGCCAGTCGCGGCACTGACGGCCATCGCCATAGAGCGGAAGGAGCTGTGCATCGATCGCATTGGTGACAAACAGAGGAATGAATTTCTCGGGGTACTGGTGAGAGCCATAAGTATTGCTTCCCCTGGTCACGACCACGGGGAACTGGTACGTTGTCCAATAGCTGAGCGCCAGCAACTCCCCGCCCGCCTTGCTCGCGGAGTAGGGGCTGCGAGGCG
Coding sequences within:
- a CDS encoding TRAM domain-containing protein — protein: MISRAIFILLSALAGMVLFLRAEGASGAFWLYGFGIGAVTGGLIVVGEYALRTLSFGIIVGATAGLAVGLLMTGLVEWVGGEIFDVQTFLFHIGGLVFLLGFPYLGLVLGARFGQEQFPVSQPRATDLSGSSNSLKVLDTSVIIDGRVADLCETGFLEGTFFVPQFILHELQHIADSSDSLKRARGRRGLDILNKIQKMADIDVQVVEEDFPNVKEVDAKLVVFAKKKGARIMTNDLNLNKVAELQGVRVLNINELCNALRPVVLPGETIRVFVLKEGKEAGQGVAYLDDGTMIVVDNARRCIGRNVDVVVTSVLQTTAGRMIFTRLKEDAEREELQVARG
- a CDS encoding DegQ family serine endoprotease — encoded protein: MMETPNQRPESSRSWMVAAVLLTAGMIIGFVVASDLGWLSNGHAVPDSGVAPLVRPVATAPQPVLPGMGNLTFVEIAKAVKPAVVNIYATKTGKGEGGAHATPFEDPFFRKFFGDEFFRRFEQQQPKEKKERGLGSGVIVESNGLIITNNHVVGKADEIRVTLSDKREFKAKLIGTDPKTDIAVVKIDATGLPTVAWADSDLLEVGEFVLAVGNPFGLTQTVTLGIVSALGRAAGIAEYEDFIQTDAAINPGNSGGALVNVRGELAGINTAIFSQSGGNMGIGFSVPSNMARSIMDQLVKTGKVVRGWLGVSIQELTPELAKQFGVTDTKGVLVSDVMDGSPAKKAGVERADVIVEYDGKPMDSPTHLRNAVAQTPVGKKVSVKLIRDKKPKTIDLAIVEQPKSMTQAGEEESAEAAAPTGILSDLDVRELTDEVAGRYGMKSGERGVVVVRVKPGSTAEETGVREGDLIIEINRQPVTSLKTYERIAAKLPKDEAVLMLLKRQGRTIYLTLRP
- a CDS encoding class I fructose-bisphosphate aldolase, with amino-acid sequence MADRVREILSWYESDNAGTKANLARMLRHGKLAGTGKLVILPVDQGFEHGPARSFAPNPAGYNPHYHFQLGIDAGCNAYAAPLGFLEAGASHFAGQIPLILKLNNHDVLHDEKDPLPSVTSSVRDALRLGCAAVGFTIYPGSAHCNTMYEQLRAITEEAKASGLAVVVWSYPRGSSLSKEGETAMDVGAYAAQIAAQLGAHIIKVKLPTAHLEQAAAKKVYESTQIPLKTLAERVKHVVQSSFDGRRIVIFSGGAKSEDKNVFDEARAIRDGGGFGSIIGRNSFQRPKAEAVKFLHTIMGIYSGEVQ
- the fbp gene encoding class 1 fructose-bisphosphatase, encoding MGEFPLTLSRFIIRTQAEHPGATGEFSSLLSQIGLVGKVIAHDLRRAGLINILGTTGETNVQGETVKKLDEIANDTFLRAFQGDGLVCALGSEEMEQMVSLPENWPQGKYMLLFDPLDGSTNTDCNMPLGSIFSVLKYTRTDRPPTESDLLKKGVEQVAAGYLLFGSSTMLVYTAGRGVHGFTLDPSIGEYLLSHERIQIPERGKVYAVNEGNRHKWTSGMQKYIEFLKAPDKATGRPYSGRYSGCLVADVHRILLGGGVYLYPGEVDKPEGKLRLLYEANPLGLVVEQAGGRASTGTTRILDIEPKKLHQRVPLMIGSRGDVETVEAFTQGRA
- a CDS encoding DUF3108 domain-containing protein, yielding MLSAGAPSVVYADESALSPARPFRVGERLTYDITFLNISAGTAVMEVGSGDAAGDHPSGNFITTAVSSPKVTRFFPVDNRVESLTDLTTLLPEHMTFRRREGKKKEDIEYVFHRKDNTVSATRGGITEVLPIPADTQDLISCLYYVRSLLPLKQGASQALTVYHDKKIRQVEVRVEKIEMLEGPWGNLETAQVLVIMPFQGIFLNQGNIRVWFTTDERRIPLRMKAKVVIGSIVADLVNGIPEVTHSK
- a CDS encoding phosphomannomutase/phosphoglucomutase, which codes for MGLFREYDLRGIVGKELTVDIAELVGRAYCTHVRGRGAKTVTVGRDGRLSSPELYHALVKGLLAGGLNVIDIGICPSPLVYFSLHTLPVDGGIMITGSHNAAEYNGFKICVGKEAIHGDEIQALRRVMEQGQFVSGQGTLTEHPIIPDYLAYIKKSFAGVDAKRLHVVIDCGSGVAALIAKDALELLGCKVTGLYCELDGRFPHHHPDPTVLENLADLMQAVKEHKADVGIGYDGDADRIGAVDEHGQVLWGDRLLVIYSRDILAVKPGSTIISEVKASQSLYDDIAQHGGRPVMWKTGHSLIKAKMKEEKAVLAGEMSGHMFFADRYFGYDDAVYASCRLVEILAKSVKPLSALVADLPDTTVTPEIRVDLSDAIKFDVVKRVRDRFETYAKTKQGLGPEQRRVRELVTIDGVRAVFEDGWGLIRASNTQPALVLRFEATTPAKLDAIRAIVEGELAEARRELER
- a CDS encoding mannose-1-phosphate guanylyltransferase/mannose-6-phosphate isomerase, encoding MKARKHNLYPVIMAGGSGTRFWPLSRQLFPKQLLKIGGDQTLIQQTMQRVLGCAPSTQVLISTNAAQAELIRGQLGDWKDDLKDGFVLEPEGRNTAPAIALAALEVVRRDPDGLMLVVPADHVVSGQREFAAAVGLASQLADAGYLVTFGIKPIRPETGYGYIKPNGRKLLGTRGTLKGYRVDKFVEKPNAAKAAQYLKAGQYYWNSGMFVWRAATILEEIRTHQPALGKVVDRIAQLQASGAPKQTIDEVYRWATSVSIDNGVMELSSKAAVVPVKFRWSDVGSWGSLDEVAEKDKAGNVLVGRVVDFESSRSIVYADRRVVATIGLEDMVVVDTPDATLVCPKSRAQDVKKVVEILKQQKAPEHLEHLTVHRPWGSYTILEEGAGFKVKRVTVNPGGRLSLQLHHKRSEHWVVIAGTARVTRGEEVFDLQVGQSTAIPVETKHRLENPGKETVHIIEVQNGPYLGEDDIVRFKDDYGRTANA
- a CDS encoding HAD hydrolase family protein, producing MKEKAFERSRLGEVRLFATDVDGVLTDAGMYYSESGDEWKKFNTRDGMGIKLLQKAGFVTAIVTQERTKIVARRAEKLAIPELHQGVMDKLTVIREMAGRHGLSLSQVAYIGDDVNDLEALRAVGFSAAPADGMPIVCDAVHYVCRKKGGEGAVREIAEMLLSARVDVA
- the rfbD gene encoding dTDP-4-dehydrorhamnose reductase produces the protein MRILITGANGQLGCELRRVFASETLILKDLPDFDLTGSQVVEDIAGARPDLIIHAGAYTDVDGAEREPDRAMAINAFGTAQMARAAAQVGARLLYISTDYVFSGTQRHPYSEDDVPAPVNAYGLSKWRGEQAVAESGADALIIRTAWLYGSMGKNFVKSIMRAAQTQSSLLVVDDQRGSPTSVEDLAAVIKATAAGSVRGILHVTNRGDCTWYEFARAIVEEMNLEISVLPISTAEAGRLAPRPPYSVLGQQRLAQLGLAPRDWRAALNQFVKAEQALVSVHP
- the rfbB gene encoding dTDP-glucose 4,6-dehydratase, giving the protein MKILLTGGAGFIGSHLVRRLLARPEHQVINLDALRYSGNLANLESVQQHPRYRFVQGDICDQPLVESVIREHQIDGVINCAAETHVDRSILDPGSFARTDVVGTGVLLEAARLAGVRRFLQVSTDEVYGSVETGTSRETDRLAPRSPYSASKAGGELLALSYWTTYQFPVVVTRGSNTYGSHQYPEKFIPLFVTNAIDAQLLPLYGDGRQCRDWLAVEDHCAGIEHAFLHGEPGTAYNIGGGNERENLTVAEMILDSLGKPKTLLRYVSDRPGHDRRYAVDCSRLRELGWKPGVSFADGLRETVRWYQEHESWWRPIKSGEFKRYYEEQYRRRLEEGTACGS